The Juglans regia cultivar Chandler chromosome 2, Walnut 2.0, whole genome shotgun sequence genome includes a window with the following:
- the LOC109011878 gene encoding B-box zinc finger protein 22 has product MKIQCNVCEAAEAVVLCCADEAALCWACDEKIHTANKLASMHQRVPLSSSSSQMPKCDICQETVGYFFCLEDRALLCRKCDVAIHTANAYVSAHQRFLLTGVKVGLEPTEPVASSSSGKLVSREKVPETEARPFSRRDSLPLAGQYNEVLPNLVGGVGDFASSKVLYTGGSMAGIIPQWPIDEYLGLPEYNQNYGYLDNGSSKADSGKLGESDSPILRTSEEELNDDECLGQVPEASWAVPQVPSPPTASGLYWPKNYQNALEGTLFVPDICHSRAQNPIHSQHNGTISKRR; this is encoded by the exons ATGAAGATACAGTGCAACGTGTGCGAGGCGGCGGAGGCGGTGGTGCTGTGCTGCGCGGACGAGGCGGCACTGTGTTGGGCCTGCGACGAGAAGATTCACACGGCCAACAAGCTCGCTAGCATGCACCAGAGAGTCCCTCTCTCGAGCTCATCCTCTCAGATGCCCAAGTGTGATATCTGCCAG GAGACAGTTGGCTACTTCTTTTGTCTAGAGGATCGAGCTTTACTCTGCAGAAAATGTGATGTTGCCATACATACAGCGAATGCTTATGTGTCTGCGCACCAGAGGTTTTTGCTAACTGGGGTAAAAGTTGGTCTTGAACCTACTGAACCTGTTGCTTCCTCTTCCTCGGGGAAGTTGGTCTCTAGAGAAAAAGTCCCAGAAACTGAAGCTCGCCCTTTTTCTAGAAGGGACTCGTTGCCATTGGCTGGGCAATACAATGAAGTATTACCCAACCTTGTTGGTGGAGTTGGGGACTTTGCATCATCAAAGGTGTTGTATACTGGGGGCTCCATGGCTGGAATCATCCCCCAATGGCCTATAGATGAATATCTTGGACTTCCTGAATACAATCAGAACTATGGCTACTTAGACAATGGATCATCTAAG GCTGATAGTGGCAAGCTTGGGGAATCCGATTCCCCAATTTTAAGAACTTCTGAGGAAGAACTGAATGATGATGAGTGCTTGGGTCAGGTGCCAGAGGCCTCATGGGCTGTGCCACAGGTCCCTTCTCCACCTACTGCCTCAGGGCTATACTGGCCGAAAAACTATCAGAATGCATTGGAGGGTACCCTTTTTGTTCCTGATATATGCCACTCACGTGCTCAGAATCCCATTCATTCTCAGCATAATGGTACAATCTCAAAACGGAGGTGA
- the LOC109011830 gene encoding E3 ubiquitin-protein ligase CCNB1IP1 homolog isoform X2 produces MRCNACWRELEGRAISTTCGHLLCTDDASKILSNDGACPICDQVLSKSLMKPVDINPNDEWINMAMAGISPQILMKSAYRSVMFYIGQKEVEMQFKMNRIVAQCRQKCEAMQEKFTEKLEQVHTAYQKMAKRCQMMEQEIESLSKDKQELQEKFSEKSRQKRKLDEMYDQLRSEYESTKRSAIQPAGNFYPRNEPDLFASPANILDNRDAVRKGWPLFTPDTPGPREDVWPARQNSSNSGPFDISVGSPAKQPAIPTDAGNRRVSSQAVFGAGASNPSTTLRNLILSPIKRPQLSRNRPDHMFT; encoded by the exons ATGAGATGCAATGCGTGTTGGCGAGAGCTGGAAGGGCGAGCCATTTCCACCACATGTGGTCACCTTCTGT GCACGGATGATGCTAGCAAGATCCTCAGTAACGATGGAGCATGTCCCATTTGTGACCAAGTGCTCTCTAAGAG TCTTATGAAACCTGTGGATATCAATCCAAACGATGAATGGATAAAT ATGGCCATGGCTGGAATATCTCCACAGATAT TGATGAAGAGTGCATACAGAAGTGTGATGTTCTACATCGGGCAAAAGGAAGTGGAAATGCAGTTCAAGATGAACAGAATAGTTGCTCAATGCCGGCAGAAATGTGAAGCAATGCAAGAAAAGTTCACAGAAAAACTGGAGCAGGTGCATACTGCATACCAAAAAATGGCCAAGAGGTGCCAAATGATGGAGCAAGAGATTGAGAGCTTGTCAAAGGATAAGCAGGAGCTCCAGGAAAAGTTCTCAGAGAAATCCAG GCAGAAGAGAAAGCTAGATGAAATGTATGATCAATTGAGAAGCGAGTATGAGTCAACGAAACGATCGGCCATCCAGCCTGCTGGCAACTTTTATCCAAGAAATGAACCTGATTTGTTCGCTAGCCCTGCTAACATATTGGATAACAGAGACGCCGTCAGAAAAG GTTGGCCGCTTTTCACTCCTGACACTCCAGGGCCTAGAGAGGATGTGTGGCCAGCGAGACAGAATAGCTCAAACTCTGGCCCCTTTGATATCTCTGTTGGCTCACCAGCAAAACAACCAGCCATCCCAACTGATGCCGGTAACAGAAGGGTTAGTTCTCAAGCTGTTTTTGGAGCTGGAGCAAGTAACCCCTCAACGACTTTGAGGAACTTGATACTCTCCCCAATTAAGAGGCCTCAGCTCTCTCGTAACCGCCCTGATCACATGTTTACGTAA
- the LOC109011830 gene encoding E3 ubiquitin-protein ligase CCNB1IP1 homolog isoform X1, with protein MRCNACWRELEGRAISTTCGHLLCTDDASKILSNDGACPICDQVLSKSLMKPVDINPNDEWINMAMAGISPQILMKSAYRSVMFYIGQKEVEMQFKMNRIVAQCRQKCEAMQEKFTEKLEQVHTAYQKMAKRCQMMEQEIESLSKDKQELQEKFSEKSRQKRKLDEMYDQLRSEYESTKRSAIQPAGNFYPRNEPDLFASPANILDNRDAVRKGWPLFTPDTPGPREDVWPARQNSSNSGPFDISVGSPAKQPAIPTDAGNRRVSSQAVFGAGASNPSTTLRNLILSPIKRPQLSRNRPDHMFTF; from the exons ATGAGATGCAATGCGTGTTGGCGAGAGCTGGAAGGGCGAGCCATTTCCACCACATGTGGTCACCTTCTGT GCACGGATGATGCTAGCAAGATCCTCAGTAACGATGGAGCATGTCCCATTTGTGACCAAGTGCTCTCTAAGAG TCTTATGAAACCTGTGGATATCAATCCAAACGATGAATGGATAAAT ATGGCCATGGCTGGAATATCTCCACAGATAT TGATGAAGAGTGCATACAGAAGTGTGATGTTCTACATCGGGCAAAAGGAAGTGGAAATGCAGTTCAAGATGAACAGAATAGTTGCTCAATGCCGGCAGAAATGTGAAGCAATGCAAGAAAAGTTCACAGAAAAACTGGAGCAGGTGCATACTGCATACCAAAAAATGGCCAAGAGGTGCCAAATGATGGAGCAAGAGATTGAGAGCTTGTCAAAGGATAAGCAGGAGCTCCAGGAAAAGTTCTCAGAGAAATCCAG GCAGAAGAGAAAGCTAGATGAAATGTATGATCAATTGAGAAGCGAGTATGAGTCAACGAAACGATCGGCCATCCAGCCTGCTGGCAACTTTTATCCAAGAAATGAACCTGATTTGTTCGCTAGCCCTGCTAACATATTGGATAACAGAGACGCCGTCAGAAAAG GTTGGCCGCTTTTCACTCCTGACACTCCAGGGCCTAGAGAGGATGTGTGGCCAGCGAGACAGAATAGCTCAAACTCTGGCCCCTTTGATATCTCTGTTGGCTCACCAGCAAAACAACCAGCCATCCCAACTGATGCCGGTAACAGAAGGGTTAGTTCTCAAGCTGTTTTTGGAGCTGGAGCAAGTAACCCCTCAACGACTTTGAGGAACTTGATACTCTCCCCAATTAAGAGGCCTCAGCTCTCTCGTAACCGCCCTGATCACATGTTTAC GTTTTAG
- the LOC109011830 gene encoding E3 ubiquitin-protein ligase CCNB1IP1 homolog isoform X3, whose protein sequence is MRCNACWRELEGRAISTTCGHLLCTDDASKILSNDGACPICDQVLSKSLMKPVDINPNDEWINMAMAGISPQILMKSAYRSVMFYIGQKEVEMQFKMNRIVAQCRQKCEAMQEKFTEKLEQVHTAYQKMAKRCQMMEQEIESLSKDKQELQEKFSEKSRQKRKLDEMYDQLRSEYESTKRSAIQPAGNFYPRNEPDLFASPANILDNRDAVRKGPREDVWPARQNSSNSGPFDISVGSPAKQPAIPTDAGNRRVSSQAVFGAGASNPSTTLRNLILSPIKRPQLSRNRPDHMFTF, encoded by the exons ATGAGATGCAATGCGTGTTGGCGAGAGCTGGAAGGGCGAGCCATTTCCACCACATGTGGTCACCTTCTGT GCACGGATGATGCTAGCAAGATCCTCAGTAACGATGGAGCATGTCCCATTTGTGACCAAGTGCTCTCTAAGAG TCTTATGAAACCTGTGGATATCAATCCAAACGATGAATGGATAAAT ATGGCCATGGCTGGAATATCTCCACAGATAT TGATGAAGAGTGCATACAGAAGTGTGATGTTCTACATCGGGCAAAAGGAAGTGGAAATGCAGTTCAAGATGAACAGAATAGTTGCTCAATGCCGGCAGAAATGTGAAGCAATGCAAGAAAAGTTCACAGAAAAACTGGAGCAGGTGCATACTGCATACCAAAAAATGGCCAAGAGGTGCCAAATGATGGAGCAAGAGATTGAGAGCTTGTCAAAGGATAAGCAGGAGCTCCAGGAAAAGTTCTCAGAGAAATCCAG GCAGAAGAGAAAGCTAGATGAAATGTATGATCAATTGAGAAGCGAGTATGAGTCAACGAAACGATCGGCCATCCAGCCTGCTGGCAACTTTTATCCAAGAAATGAACCTGATTTGTTCGCTAGCCCTGCTAACATATTGGATAACAGAGACGCCGTCAGAAAAG GGCCTAGAGAGGATGTGTGGCCAGCGAGACAGAATAGCTCAAACTCTGGCCCCTTTGATATCTCTGTTGGCTCACCAGCAAAACAACCAGCCATCCCAACTGATGCCGGTAACAGAAGGGTTAGTTCTCAAGCTGTTTTTGGAGCTGGAGCAAGTAACCCCTCAACGACTTTGAGGAACTTGATACTCTCCCCAATTAAGAGGCCTCAGCTCTCTCGTAACCGCCCTGATCACATGTTTAC GTTTTAG
- the LOC109011830 gene encoding E3 ubiquitin-protein ligase CCNB1IP1 homolog isoform X4: MRCNACWRELEGRAISTTCGHLLCTDDASKILSNDGACPICDQVLSKSLMKPVDINPNDEWINMAMAGISPQILMKSAYRSVMFYIGQKEVEMQFKMNRIVAQCRQKCEAMQEKFTEKLEQVHTAYQKMAKRCQMMEQEIESLSKDKQELQEKFSEKSRQKRKLDEMYDQLRSEYESTKRSAIQPAGNFYPRNEPDLFASPANILDNRDAVRKGPREDVWPARQNSSNSGPFDISVGSPAKQPAIPTDAGNRRVSSQAVFGAGASNPSTTLRNLILSPIKRPQLSRNRPDHMFT; this comes from the exons ATGAGATGCAATGCGTGTTGGCGAGAGCTGGAAGGGCGAGCCATTTCCACCACATGTGGTCACCTTCTGT GCACGGATGATGCTAGCAAGATCCTCAGTAACGATGGAGCATGTCCCATTTGTGACCAAGTGCTCTCTAAGAG TCTTATGAAACCTGTGGATATCAATCCAAACGATGAATGGATAAAT ATGGCCATGGCTGGAATATCTCCACAGATAT TGATGAAGAGTGCATACAGAAGTGTGATGTTCTACATCGGGCAAAAGGAAGTGGAAATGCAGTTCAAGATGAACAGAATAGTTGCTCAATGCCGGCAGAAATGTGAAGCAATGCAAGAAAAGTTCACAGAAAAACTGGAGCAGGTGCATACTGCATACCAAAAAATGGCCAAGAGGTGCCAAATGATGGAGCAAGAGATTGAGAGCTTGTCAAAGGATAAGCAGGAGCTCCAGGAAAAGTTCTCAGAGAAATCCAG GCAGAAGAGAAAGCTAGATGAAATGTATGATCAATTGAGAAGCGAGTATGAGTCAACGAAACGATCGGCCATCCAGCCTGCTGGCAACTTTTATCCAAGAAATGAACCTGATTTGTTCGCTAGCCCTGCTAACATATTGGATAACAGAGACGCCGTCAGAAAAG GGCCTAGAGAGGATGTGTGGCCAGCGAGACAGAATAGCTCAAACTCTGGCCCCTTTGATATCTCTGTTGGCTCACCAGCAAAACAACCAGCCATCCCAACTGATGCCGGTAACAGAAGGGTTAGTTCTCAAGCTGTTTTTGGAGCTGGAGCAAGTAACCCCTCAACGACTTTGAGGAACTTGATACTCTCCCCAATTAAGAGGCCTCAGCTCTCTCGTAACCGCCCTGATCACATGTTTACGTAA
- the LOC109011807 gene encoding uncharacterized protein LOC109011807 isoform X2, whose translation MARRRLLLLLKPFDLYSMRQSNSHSRATNPQMLHYSENRRKAHMDAIKFCQDILQQKPVDWEPILRNNLSQPIRNVDLVITVGGDGTLLQASHFMDDSVPILGVNSDPTRIEEVEQFSNEFDANRSTGHLCAATVNNFQQVLDDILEGRKAPSELARISTYVNSKLLSTYALNDILIAHPCPAALSRFSFKFKRDDQPFSPLVNCRSSGLRVSTAAGSTAAMLSAGGFQMPILSRDLQYMVREPISPGAASSWMHGLIKSDQYIEVAWFCNKGVIYIDGSHVCYPIQNGDTIEVSPKAPILKIFLRDHLLAQSICT comes from the exons ATGTTACATTACTCAGAGAATAGGCGTAAGGCCCACATGGATGCCATAAAATTCTGTCAGGATATTCTGCAGCAGAAGCCAGTTGATTGGGAACCCATATTACGTAACAATCTATCACAGCCTATCCGTAATGTGGACCTTGTTATTACAGTTGGTGGCGATGGCACTCTTTTGCAGGCCAGCCATTTCATGGATGATTCTGTTCCAATTCTTGGAGTGAATTCCGACCCCACACGAATTGAAGAG GTGGAACAGTTCAGTAATGAGTTTGATGCCAATAGGAGCACTGGCCATCTTTGTGCAGCAACTGTCAACAACTTTCAACAG GTACTAGACGACATCCTCGAGGGTCGTAAGGCTCCTTCGGAATTAGCAAGGATATCAACATATGTAAACTCAAAACTGCTGTCAACATATGCTCTTAATGATATCTTAATTGCACATCCATGTCCAGCGGCACTTTCTCGGTTCTCATTCAA ATTTAAAAGAGATGACCAGCCATTTTCCCCTTTAGTGAACTGTCGGTCAAGTGGTCTCAGAGTTTCAACAGCTGCCGGTTCAACGGCTGCAATGCTCTCTGCTGGTGGATTTCAAATGCCCATTTTATCTCGGGATCTCCAGTACATGGTAAGAGAACCCATTTCTCCTGGGGCAGCCTCTAGCTGGATGCACGGATTAATCAAATCTGATCAGTACATTGAGGTCGCATGGTTTTGTAACAAGGGTGTGATATACATTGATGGTTCTCATGTTTGCTATCCTATCCAAAATGGGGATACTATTGAAGTATCTCCCAAGGCCccaattctaaaaatatttttgcgtGACCATTTATTAGCACAGAGTATATGCACATAA
- the LOC109011807 gene encoding uncharacterized protein LOC109011807 isoform X1, producing the protein MARRRLLLLLKPFDLYSMRQSNSHSRATNPQTLQMLHYSENRRKAHMDAIKFCQDILQQKPVDWEPILRNNLSQPIRNVDLVITVGGDGTLLQASHFMDDSVPILGVNSDPTRIEEVEQFSNEFDANRSTGHLCAATVNNFQQVLDDILEGRKAPSELARISTYVNSKLLSTYALNDILIAHPCPAALSRFSFKFKRDDQPFSPLVNCRSSGLRVSTAAGSTAAMLSAGGFQMPILSRDLQYMVREPISPGAASSWMHGLIKSDQYIEVAWFCNKGVIYIDGSHVCYPIQNGDTIEVSPKAPILKIFLRDHLLAQSICT; encoded by the exons ACATTGCAGATGTTACATTACTCAGAGAATAGGCGTAAGGCCCACATGGATGCCATAAAATTCTGTCAGGATATTCTGCAGCAGAAGCCAGTTGATTGGGAACCCATATTACGTAACAATCTATCACAGCCTATCCGTAATGTGGACCTTGTTATTACAGTTGGTGGCGATGGCACTCTTTTGCAGGCCAGCCATTTCATGGATGATTCTGTTCCAATTCTTGGAGTGAATTCCGACCCCACACGAATTGAAGAG GTGGAACAGTTCAGTAATGAGTTTGATGCCAATAGGAGCACTGGCCATCTTTGTGCAGCAACTGTCAACAACTTTCAACAG GTACTAGACGACATCCTCGAGGGTCGTAAGGCTCCTTCGGAATTAGCAAGGATATCAACATATGTAAACTCAAAACTGCTGTCAACATATGCTCTTAATGATATCTTAATTGCACATCCATGTCCAGCGGCACTTTCTCGGTTCTCATTCAA ATTTAAAAGAGATGACCAGCCATTTTCCCCTTTAGTGAACTGTCGGTCAAGTGGTCTCAGAGTTTCAACAGCTGCCGGTTCAACGGCTGCAATGCTCTCTGCTGGTGGATTTCAAATGCCCATTTTATCTCGGGATCTCCAGTACATGGTAAGAGAACCCATTTCTCCTGGGGCAGCCTCTAGCTGGATGCACGGATTAATCAAATCTGATCAGTACATTGAGGTCGCATGGTTTTGTAACAAGGGTGTGATATACATTGATGGTTCTCATGTTTGCTATCCTATCCAAAATGGGGATACTATTGAAGTATCTCCCAAGGCCccaattctaaaaatatttttgcgtGACCATTTATTAGCACAGAGTATATGCACATAA